A window from Bufo bufo chromosome 1, aBufBuf1.1, whole genome shotgun sequence encodes these proteins:
- the LOC120993984 gene encoding uncharacterized protein LOC120993984 isoform X2, producing MAASRLDVDEEILIGAVQQRSCIWDSRDVAYADRGQKNKAWDEVVTAVLSEWPSLSSSQQIIKRKAVQTRWRSLKDCYTWELRQIRDESGSSSSKRKQYIYFDQLDFLRPVLETRSTSGNLQRSSGPEADHGSSDEPPESTAEAPSAISLRRRRRRPNEPNISLSGRLSSLLGEHRGLMDDPNYHFSMFAFTVLKKLGKDKMDACRKELWEILNKYISMSEQTQGNPNNPTRTTTLPQTQFPISAPPNTHQTTNPHSQYNPPPADFQTMQQTPYAPDLQTNPYPSQYQTHRAQYSAPLPNTMPQTSATVPPPSIQPFLPQQQFEPIQPNPTQQTSVQSSQPWSQASAQETRPSSGHSTAAGSHSTSSVGQSRTSSTHSTPFSD from the exons ATGGCTGCCTCCCGCTTAGATGTGGACGAGGAAATTCTAATTGGTGCCGTCCAGCAGAGGTCATGCATATGGGACAGCAGGGATGTTGCTTATGCAGATCGTGGCCAAAAAAATAAAGCTTGGGACGAAGTTGTTACTGCTGTGTTATCGGAATGGCCCTCACTGTCATCCAGCCAACAAATTATAAAAA GGAAGGCAGTGCAAACACGTTGGCGATCTCTAAAGGACTGCTACACCTGGGAGTTGCGCCAAATAAGAGACGAAAGTGGAAGTTCGTCGTCTAAACGCAAACAATACATTTATTTTGATCAACTTGATTTTTTGAGACCAGTACTGGAAACAAGAAG TACCAGCGGGAATCTGCAAAGATCGAGTGGTCCagaagctgaccatggcagctcaGATGAACCACCAGAGTCAACAGCTGAGGCCCCTTCTGCTATTTCTCTTCGAAGACGAAGGAGACGACCCAATGAGCCCAACATTTCACTATCAGGCCGGTTAAGCTCACTTCTGGGTGAGCACAGGGGACTAATGGATGATCCCAACTACCATTTCTCAATGTTTGCCTTCACTGTCCTTAAAAAGCTAGGAAAAGATAAAATGGATGCATGTCGCAAAGAGTTATGGGAGATTCTAAATAAATATATTTCAATGTCTGAACAAACACAGGGAAACCCTAATAATCCAACACGAACAACTACCTTACCACAAACCCAATTtccaatttctgcaccaccaaacacCCACCAAACAACAAACCCACACAGCCAATATAACCCACCACCTGCTGATTTTCAAACTATGCAGCAAACCCCATATGCTCCAGACCTCCAAACTAACCCATATCCAAGCCAATATCAAACACACCGTGCACAGTACTCGGCACcattaccaaacacaatgccACAAACATCCGCCACTGTTCCACCACCCAGCATTCAACCGTTTCTGCCACAACAGCAATTTGAGCCCATCCAGCCAAACCCAACACAACAAACATCAGTGCAATCAAGCCAGCCTTGGAGCCAAGCCTCAGCTCAAGAGACCCGTCCTtcctccggacactccacagctGCTGGGTCACATTCCACGTCATCTGTTGGCCAATCGCGGACATCATCCACACATAGCACTCCTTTTTCAGATTGA
- the LOC120993984 gene encoding uncharacterized protein LOC120993984 isoform X1, producing MQWCWVCVVVFKCCDWNCHSVLCSFLLKCGLSLSSRMAASRLDVDEEILIGAVQQRSCIWDSRDVAYADRGQKNKAWDEVVTAVLSEWPSLSSSQQIIKRKAVQTRWRSLKDCYTWELRQIRDESGSSSSKRKQYIYFDQLDFLRPVLETRSTSGNLQRSSGPEADHGSSDEPPESTAEAPSAISLRRRRRRPNEPNISLSGRLSSLLGEHRGLMDDPNYHFSMFAFTVLKKLGKDKMDACRKELWEILNKYISMSEQTQGNPNNPTRTTTLPQTQFPISAPPNTHQTTNPHSQYNPPPADFQTMQQTPYAPDLQTNPYPSQYQTHRAQYSAPLPNTMPQTSATVPPPSIQPFLPQQQFEPIQPNPTQQTSVQSSQPWSQASAQETRPSSGHSTAAGSHSTSSVGQSRTSSTHSTPFSD from the exons atgcagtggtgctgGGTGTGTGTAGTGGTGTTTAAATGTTGTGATTGGAATTGCCATAGTGTCTTATGTTCATTCCTTCTAAAATGTGGCTTGTCATTAAGTTCCAGAATGGCTGCCTCCCGCTTAGATGTGGACGAGGAAATTCTAATTGGTGCCGTCCAGCAGAGGTCATGCATATGGGACAGCAGGGATGTTGCTTATGCAGATCGTGGCCAAAAAAATAAAGCTTGGGACGAAGTTGTTACTGCTGTGTTATCGGAATGGCCCTCACTGTCATCCAGCCAACAAATTATAAAAA GGAAGGCAGTGCAAACACGTTGGCGATCTCTAAAGGACTGCTACACCTGGGAGTTGCGCCAAATAAGAGACGAAAGTGGAAGTTCGTCGTCTAAACGCAAACAATACATTTATTTTGATCAACTTGATTTTTTGAGACCAGTACTGGAAACAAGAAG TACCAGCGGGAATCTGCAAAGATCGAGTGGTCCagaagctgaccatggcagctcaGATGAACCACCAGAGTCAACAGCTGAGGCCCCTTCTGCTATTTCTCTTCGAAGACGAAGGAGACGACCCAATGAGCCCAACATTTCACTATCAGGCCGGTTAAGCTCACTTCTGGGTGAGCACAGGGGACTAATGGATGATCCCAACTACCATTTCTCAATGTTTGCCTTCACTGTCCTTAAAAAGCTAGGAAAAGATAAAATGGATGCATGTCGCAAAGAGTTATGGGAGATTCTAAATAAATATATTTCAATGTCTGAACAAACACAGGGAAACCCTAATAATCCAACACGAACAACTACCTTACCACAAACCCAATTtccaatttctgcaccaccaaacacCCACCAAACAACAAACCCACACAGCCAATATAACCCACCACCTGCTGATTTTCAAACTATGCAGCAAACCCCATATGCTCCAGACCTCCAAACTAACCCATATCCAAGCCAATATCAAACACACCGTGCACAGTACTCGGCACcattaccaaacacaatgccACAAACATCCGCCACTGTTCCACCACCCAGCATTCAACCGTTTCTGCCACAACAGCAATTTGAGCCCATCCAGCCAAACCCAACACAACAAACATCAGTGCAATCAAGCCAGCCTTGGAGCCAAGCCTCAGCTCAAGAGACCCGTCCTtcctccggacactccacagctGCTGGGTCACATTCCACGTCATCTGTTGGCCAATCGCGGACATCATCCACACATAGCACTCCTTTTTCAGATTGA